The following proteins come from a genomic window of Hugenholtzia roseola DSM 9546:
- the ctlX gene encoding citrulline utilization hydrolase CtlX — translation MKTSFFPKNENFVADTVLMVRPLHFGYNAQTAESNHYQQKPDEAATEIAQKALAEADLFCQQLKEAQIEVLRYDDLPETPDALFPNNWIVFHRCGKISLFPMAAPNRRLERRLQVVLDILEENNFFYQNIFDYTSYENENQFLEGTGSLLIDRQNRVVYAARSERTQEAPLLHFCKDFNYKPILFDAFVEPNSENRVYHTNVLMALSPKVAVICLEAIPEGAEKTQLLETLADTGKQVLPISFAQKQAFAGNLLFLKNKKGKHFWVLSQTAFEALQETQKATLAQEGDFIVAAIPTIERIGGGSVRCMLAEVLNPKK, via the coding sequence ATGAAAACTTCTTTTTTTCCTAAAAACGAAAACTTTGTAGCCGATACGGTCTTGATGGTCAGACCCCTGCATTTTGGGTACAATGCGCAAACGGCAGAAAGCAATCACTACCAACAAAAACCAGACGAGGCGGCTACCGAAATTGCTCAAAAAGCCTTAGCCGAAGCCGACCTTTTTTGTCAGCAACTCAAAGAGGCGCAAATCGAGGTGCTTCGCTACGACGACTTGCCCGAAACCCCTGACGCGCTCTTTCCCAATAATTGGATTGTTTTTCACCGTTGCGGCAAAATTTCGCTCTTTCCGATGGCTGCCCCTAATCGCCGTTTGGAAAGGCGTTTGCAAGTAGTGTTAGATATTTTAGAGGAAAATAATTTTTTCTATCAAAATATTTTTGACTATACAAGTTATGAAAATGAAAATCAATTTTTAGAAGGAACAGGCAGCCTTCTCATCGACCGCCAAAATCGAGTCGTCTATGCGGCACGTTCCGAGCGCACGCAGGAAGCCCCTTTGCTGCATTTCTGTAAAGATTTTAACTACAAACCCATTCTTTTTGATGCCTTTGTAGAGCCAAATTCGGAAAATAGGGTCTATCATACCAACGTCCTGATGGCTTTGAGTCCGAAAGTGGCAGTCATTTGTTTAGAGGCAATTCCCGAAGGAGCAGAAAAGACGCAACTTTTAGAAACCCTTGCCGATACAGGAAAGCAGGTTCTACCTATTTCCTTTGCCCAAAAGCAAGCCTTTGCAGGAAATTTACTATTTTTAAAAAACAAAAAAGGAAAACACTTTTGGGTGCTTTCTCAAACTGCTTTTGAGGCTTTGCAGGAAACACAAAAAGCAACTTTGGCGCAGGAAGGCGATTTTATTGTGGCTGCCATTCCGACAATAGAAAGAATAGGTGGCGGCAGTGTTAGGTGCATGTTGGCGGAGGTTTTGAATCCTAAAAAGTAA
- a CDS encoding ABC transporter permease, whose product MQANYFKISWRRLWREKFYTFINILGLSVGIAFFTVLFVLVRREFQYDTFHKKKIYRIVENIERNGIGERAATVPYPLGEKLAQTYPTQIRQTVRLFDYQIPFTTLFVENQSYNERHFFFADSNFFDFFELPLFAPQDPNLRRNLLSKPNSVVISYQTALKYFETPDCIGKTISFQGDIPLTITGVLADEQPLSHLELDLIASFSSLYQYPIYNHLNQWIWNPCWTYIEFHEGYSPQDLALLPKGNLSHFIKTHFPEILKNFVELEWQPIEEIHLHSHRDYEMVGNGDIRYVYIFIGIAFLVLALAGINFMNLTTAKAYKRAPYVAIQKALGASRSTLMGQFFCETFFVVLIATFFALILIELFLPLLELYFTTQGFFLSSDSFLKSNDTYADQTLTRHLQNSNWIQIALLTGLLLGLESSIYPAIYFSSFRPNWFLQKTVSIQRRSRFFRNALVVMQLTISFFLTLSTLTTYQQLTFLQNKSLGFETKNIIVIPIAHTNLALQYEAFKEALLSEEGIEYITTAEEILGSAHQTRAYKASYFSDIQQDSDSNFIFFPSLAVRPDFIETFNIKVVAGRSFDRENRYTTRSFKALDSLGRFLVPVSHDDTTAVIVNEAMVAHLGWQSPEAAIGKSFSSLRGQERIVGVVENFHFASLHSQVQPFVLDLLSENGRFRSMKYLFIRIDPNKESEALLNISKIRRRYLSETLRFTSLSYSLEKLYQQEERLVSVSKIFAPLSLFLSGLGLFGLAAYISEQQKRNIAIQYALGATFIEILIWLNSDFFKVIGLSLLLGTLSSFFILENWLTSFAYHIEQSYLFYLFTAILIAFLSLLIINLNAWRVALRPPIETIKKAS is encoded by the coding sequence ATGCAAGCAAACTATTTCAAAATCTCTTGGCGAAGGCTTTGGCGCGAAAAGTTTTATACCTTTATCAATATCTTGGGACTTTCGGTAGGAATTGCCTTTTTTACGGTGCTTTTTGTGCTTGTGAGGCGCGAATTTCAATACGATACGTTTCACAAGAAAAAAATCTATCGCATTGTAGAAAACATCGAGCGCAACGGAATCGGCGAGCGAGCCGCCACAGTGCCTTATCCTTTGGGGGAGAAATTGGCACAGACCTATCCTACTCAAATACGCCAAACGGTACGCCTTTTCGATTACCAAATCCCTTTCACAACCCTCTTTGTAGAAAATCAGAGCTACAACGAACGGCACTTTTTCTTTGCCGATAGCAATTTTTTCGACTTCTTCGAGCTGCCACTCTTTGCACCCCAAGACCCCAATCTGCGCCGTAATTTATTGTCAAAGCCTAATTCGGTTGTGATTTCATATCAAACGGCACTCAAATATTTCGAGACACCCGACTGCATAGGCAAAACCATTTCCTTTCAAGGCGACATCCCCCTTACCATTACAGGCGTTTTAGCCGACGAGCAGCCACTTTCTCATTTAGAACTCGACTTGATTGCCTCCTTTTCCTCTTTGTATCAATATCCTATCTACAACCACCTCAATCAATGGATTTGGAATCCTTGTTGGACATATATAGAATTTCACGAAGGCTATAGCCCACAAGATTTAGCCTTGCTGCCCAAAGGCAACTTGTCGCATTTTATTAAGACTCACTTTCCCGAAATTTTAAAAAACTTTGTAGAATTAGAATGGCAGCCCATCGAGGAAATTCACCTACATTCACACCGCGACTACGAAATGGTAGGCAATGGCGACATTCGCTATGTCTATATTTTTATTGGCATTGCCTTTTTGGTGCTTGCCTTAGCAGGCATCAATTTTATGAACCTCACAACGGCAAAAGCCTACAAACGCGCCCCCTATGTCGCCATTCAAAAAGCCTTAGGTGCAAGCCGCTCAACCCTGATGGGGCAGTTTTTTTGTGAAACTTTTTTTGTCGTTCTGATTGCTACTTTTTTTGCACTTATTTTAATAGAACTTTTCTTACCCCTTTTAGAACTCTATTTTACGACACAAGGTTTTTTCCTTTCCTCTGATTCCTTTTTGAAAAGCAACGACACCTACGCCGACCAAACCCTAACACGCCACCTGCAAAACTCGAATTGGATACAAATTGCCCTGCTAACGGGCTTGCTCTTGGGCTTGGAATCGAGTATCTACCCTGCTATTTATTTTTCTTCTTTTCGTCCGAATTGGTTTTTGCAAAAGACGGTTTCTATCCAAAGGCGAAGCCGCTTTTTTAGAAACGCCTTAGTAGTGATGCAACTTACGATTTCTTTCTTTCTGACCCTTAGCACCCTTACGACCTATCAACAACTTACTTTTTTACAAAATAAAAGTTTGGGTTTTGAAACCAAAAATATTATCGTCATCCCTATCGCCCATACCAATTTGGCACTGCAATATGAAGCCTTCAAAGAGGCTCTTTTGAGTGAGGAGGGCATCGAGTATATCACAACGGCAGAGGAAATTTTGGGAAGTGCGCATCAAACACGTGCCTACAAAGCGAGCTATTTTTCTGATATACAACAAGATAGCGATTCTAATTTTATCTTTTTCCCGTCCTTGGCGGTGCGTCCCGATTTTATAGAAACTTTCAACATCAAAGTTGTGGCAGGGCGGAGTTTTGATAGAGAGAATCGCTACACTACGCGCTCTTTTAAGGCACTCGATAGCTTAGGGCGTTTTTTAGTGCCTGTTTCTCACGACGATACCACAGCCGTTATCGTCAATGAGGCAATGGTGGCACATCTGGGGTGGCAGTCGCCAGAGGCGGCGATAGGCAAAAGTTTTTCGAGCTTGCGCGGGCAGGAGCGTATCGTGGGGGTGGTAGAAAATTTCCACTTCGCTTCTTTACACAGTCAGGTGCAGCCCTTCGTTTTAGACCTACTTTCCGAAAATGGACGTTTTCGGTCTATGAAATATCTTTTCATTCGGATAGACCCCAATAAAGAAAGCGAGGCTTTGCTCAATATTAGCAAAATTAGGCGGCGGTATCTATCCGAAACCCTGCGCTTTACCTCCCTTTCATACAGTCTGGAAAAACTCTATCAGCAGGAGGAGCGATTGGTGAGCGTTTCCAAGATTTTTGCGCCCCTTTCCCTTTTCCTTTCAGGATTGGGCTTGTTTGGGCTGGCAGCTTATATTAGCGAGCAGCAAAAACGAAATATTGCCATTCAGTATGCCTTAGGTGCAACTTTTATTGAAATATTGATTTGGCTAAATAGCGATTTTTTCAAAGTCATTGGGCTTAGTTTGCTCTTGGGAACGCTTAGTTCATTTTTCATTTTAGAAAATTGGCTTACTTCTTTTGCTTACCACATCGAACAAAGTTATCTCTTTTATCTTTTTACGGCGATACTCATTGCCTTTCTCTCTTTGCTCATCATCAACCTCAATGCTTGGCGCGTAGCTTTGCGCCCACCTATTGAAACGATAAAAAAGGCTTCCTAA
- a CDS encoding HAD family hydrolase, which translates to MKYKNEDKTLLILDLDETLIHASREEIGITADFLLGDYQVYKRPYLEIFLATIQPHFEVAVWSSASDDYVEQMVERVFPANFPLSFVWGRSRCTTKYRFYHDAYFKNNKENDYYYQIKNLKKVKKQGYNLDRVLIVDDTPEKVKQNFGNAIYPTPYVGNFDDNELNLLQFYLLFLKDKICVRNIEKRNWQLFTKNFLINNQ; encoded by the coding sequence ATGAAATACAAAAACGAAGATAAAACGCTTCTTATTCTCGATTTAGATGAAACACTTATCCATGCAAGTCGAGAAGAGATAGGCATTACTGCTGATTTCTTGCTTGGCGACTATCAAGTCTACAAAAGACCTTATCTGGAAATTTTCTTAGCTACTATACAACCACATTTCGAGGTAGCTGTATGGTCGTCTGCTTCCGACGATTATGTAGAACAAATGGTTGAGCGTGTTTTTCCTGCTAATTTTCCACTCTCTTTTGTCTGGGGCAGAAGTCGCTGTACTACCAAATACAGATTCTATCACGACGCTTATTTTAAAAATAATAAAGAAAACGATTACTATTATCAAATTAAAAATTTAAAAAAAGTAAAAAAACAAGGTTACAATCTTGATAGGGTTTTAATAGTAGATGACACTCCTGAAAAGGTGAAGCAAAATTTTGGCAACGCCATCTACCCTACGCCTTATGTAGGAAATTTTGATGATAACGAATTAAATTTATTACAATTTTATCTTCTATTTCTAAAAGATAAAATTTGTGTTAGAAACATAGAAAAAAGAAATTGGCAGTTATTTACTAAAAACTTCTTGATAAATAATCAATAA